Proteins encoded together in one Capricornis sumatraensis isolate serow.1 chromosome 3, serow.2, whole genome shotgun sequence window:
- the RSRP1 gene encoding arginine/serine-rich protein 1 isoform X1 codes for MSSYVNDLWPGSPPKASPSSSRSGPCSRPSSASGSRSSSRSSVSSRSWSRSRSPPGRRSRSRSRSRRRHQRRYRRYSRSYSRSHSRSRSRRYRERHSGSTRTSYQSRSRSRGRFYYRRAYAIARGRRYYGFGRTVYPEERRSWRGRSRSRSRSPTPFRLSEKDRMELLEIAKANAAKALGTANFDLPASLRSVSVSKERNQETGVLNNGAKSELSDKLTEDGTKNANEKSYQQKSITFSSNNSVAKPMLQKSAKAIAEENSSGSPKIKKSPYGLWIPV; via the exons ATGTCCAGCTACGTGAACGACCTGTGGCCGGGTTCGCCGCCCAAGGCCTCGCCCTCGTCCTCGCGGTCGGGCCCGTGCAGCCGGCCGTCGTCGGCCTCCGGGAGCCGCTCTTCGTCCCGTTCCAGCGTCTCGAGCCGGTCGTGGTCCCGGAGCCGCAGCCCGCCCGGGCGGAGGAGCCGCTCCAGGTCTCGCTCCCGAAGGCGCCACCAGAGGAGGTACCGGCGCTACTCGCGCTCTTACTCGCGGAGCCACTCGCGTTCCCGCAGCCGCCGGTACCGGGAGAGGCACTCCGGCTCCACCCGGACGTCCTACCAGTCCCGCAGCCGCTCCCGCGGCCGCTTTTATTACCGTAGGGCCTACGCCATCGCGCGAGGCCGCCGCTACTACGGCTTCGGCCGCACCGTCTACCCCGAGGAGCGCAGAAGCTGGAGGGGGCGATCCCGGAGCAGGTCGCGAAGCCCAACCCCCTTTCGCTTGAGCGAGAAAG ATCGAATGGAGCTGTTAGAAATAGCCAAAGCCAATGCAGCAAAAGCCTTAGGAACAGCCAACTTTGACTTGCCAGCTAGTCTCAGAAGTGTTTCTGTATCTAAAGAAAGAAACCAGGAAACAGGTGTACTGAATAATGGTGCAAAGTCTGAG CTATCGGACAAGTTAACAGAAGATGGAACAAAAAATGCCAATGAAAAGTCTTATCAACAAAAAAGCATCACTTTTAGCTCTAAC aattctgtaGCAAAGCCTATGCTTCAGAAATCAGCTAAAGCTATTGCTGAAGAGAATTCTTCAGgatccccaaaaataaagaaaagtccaTATGGACTGTGGATACCTGTCTAA
- the RSRP1 gene encoding arginine/serine-rich protein 1 isoform X2, translating into MSSYVNDLWPGSPPKASPSSSRSGPCSRPSSASGSRSSSRSSVSSRSWSRSRSPPGRRSRSRSRSRRRHQRRYRRYSRSYSRSHSRSRSRRYRERHSGSTRTSYQSRSRSRGRFYYRRAYAIARGRRYYGFGRTVYPEERRSWRGRSRSRSRSPTPFRLSEKDRMELLEIAKANAAKALGTANFDLPASLRSVSVSKERNQETGVLNNGAKSEKS; encoded by the exons ATGTCCAGCTACGTGAACGACCTGTGGCCGGGTTCGCCGCCCAAGGCCTCGCCCTCGTCCTCGCGGTCGGGCCCGTGCAGCCGGCCGTCGTCGGCCTCCGGGAGCCGCTCTTCGTCCCGTTCCAGCGTCTCGAGCCGGTCGTGGTCCCGGAGCCGCAGCCCGCCCGGGCGGAGGAGCCGCTCCAGGTCTCGCTCCCGAAGGCGCCACCAGAGGAGGTACCGGCGCTACTCGCGCTCTTACTCGCGGAGCCACTCGCGTTCCCGCAGCCGCCGGTACCGGGAGAGGCACTCCGGCTCCACCCGGACGTCCTACCAGTCCCGCAGCCGCTCCCGCGGCCGCTTTTATTACCGTAGGGCCTACGCCATCGCGCGAGGCCGCCGCTACTACGGCTTCGGCCGCACCGTCTACCCCGAGGAGCGCAGAAGCTGGAGGGGGCGATCCCGGAGCAGGTCGCGAAGCCCAACCCCCTTTCGCTTGAGCGAGAAAG ATCGAATGGAGCTGTTAGAAATAGCCAAAGCCAATGCAGCAAAAGCCTTAGGAACAGCCAACTTTGACTTGCCAGCTAGTCTCAGAAGTGTTTCTGTATCTAAAGAAAGAAACCAGGAAACAGGTGTACTGAATAATGGTGCAAAGTCTGAG AAATCATGA
- the SYF2 gene encoding pre-mRNA-splicing factor SYF2: MAAATLTEKMPVGGAEEQQPPAGAEELAAQKREQRLRKFRELHLKRNEARKLNHQEVVEEDKRLKLPANWEAKKARLEWELQEEEKKKECAARGEDYEKVKLLEISAEDAERWERKKRRKNPDLGFSDYAAAQLRQYHRLTKQIKPDMETYERLREKHGEEFFPTSNSLLHGTHVPSTEEIDRMVLDLEKQIEKRDKYSRRRPYNDDADIDYINERNAKFNKKAERFYGKYTAEIKQNLERGTAV; the protein is encoded by the exons ATGGCGGCTGCGACTCTTACCGAGAAG ATGCCGGTGGGTGGAGCAGAGGAGCAGCAGCCTCCCGCCGGAGCCGAGGAGCTGGCCGCCCAGAAGCGCGAACAGAGACTGCGCAAATTCCGGGAGCTGCACCTGAAGCGG AATGAAGCTCGTAAATTAAATCACCAGGAAGTTGTTGAAGAAGATAAAAGACTTAAGTTACCTGCGAATTGGGAAGCCAAAAAAGCTCGTTTGGAATGGGAActacaggaagaagaaaagaaaaag GAATGTGCAGCGAGAGGGGAAGACtatgagaaagtgaagttgctagaaatcagtgcagaagatgcagaaagatgggagagaaaaaagaggaggaaaaacccTGACCTGGGATTTTCAG attatgcTGCTGCCCAGCTTCGCCAGTATCATCGGCTGACCAAACAGATcaaaccagacatggaaacatATGAGAGACTGAGAGAAAAGCA TGGAGAAGAGTTTTTCCCAACGTCGAACAGTCTTCTTCATGGGACACATGTGCCTTCCACAGAGGAAATTGACAGGATGGTCCTAGACCTCGAAAAACA AATTGAAAAACGAGACAAATACAGCCGGAGACGCCCTTATAATGATGATGCAGATATTGACTACATTAATGAAAGGAATGCTAAATTCAACAAGAAGGCAGAAAGATTCTATGGGAAATATACAGCTGAAATTAAGCAGAATTTGGAGAGAGGAACAGCCGTCTAA